The proteins below come from a single Mucilaginibacter mali genomic window:
- a CDS encoding GNAT family N-acetyltransferase — protein sequence MEHVLDNPAWSALLSGNKNLALGTDAVKYFDAEVSPFVGFAENNAESFRALYDMVPGTSPRGFISPVEMKIPAGWRILAKIKCPQMIFGGKATPTGNANIIPLTLEHVPPMLALTKLTNPGPFAQRTIEFGHYTGIFAGDQLVAMAGQRMHAFNYAEISAVCTHPDHLGKGYARQLLLHQAARIQAAGNVPYLHVRDDNERAIKVYEGIGFVTRRHIYFYIIQKQ from the coding sequence ATGGAACATGTACTGGATAACCCGGCCTGGAGCGCGCTGCTATCGGGCAATAAAAACCTGGCCCTCGGCACCGATGCGGTTAAATATTTTGATGCCGAAGTTTCGCCCTTTGTTGGCTTCGCCGAAAATAATGCGGAAAGCTTCCGGGCACTGTATGATATGGTGCCGGGTACCAGTCCGCGCGGATTTATTAGTCCGGTAGAAATGAAGATCCCTGCCGGATGGAGGATACTGGCCAAAATAAAATGCCCGCAAATGATCTTCGGGGGAAAGGCGACACCGACTGGCAATGCGAATATCATCCCCTTAACGTTGGAACATGTACCCCCAATGCTGGCCTTAACCAAACTGACCAACCCCGGCCCGTTCGCGCAGCGCACCATTGAGTTTGGCCATTACACGGGCATTTTTGCCGGCGATCAGCTGGTGGCCATGGCCGGGCAGCGTATGCATGCTTTTAATTATGCCGAGATCAGCGCCGTGTGCACCCATCCCGACCATTTGGGTAAAGGTTATGCCCGGCAACTATTGCTACACCAGGCCGCCCGTATCCAGGCCGCGGGCAATGTACCCTACCTGCATGTGCGGGATGATAACGAACGGGCGATAAAAGTTTATGAAGGTATTGGCTTTGTGACACGCAGGCATATCTATTTTTATATTATTCAGAAGCAATAG
- a CDS encoding carboxy terminal-processing peptidase, translated as MFKKLYIALMLGSALACKAAPPKFVKVPGSNDIQPDEQQAVVCKWVTTLISGYNYKKVPLNDSISTLIFNKYIKTLDENHNYLLASDIADFEKYKTVLDDDLKGGNLNDAFYIFNVYQKRYNERVKYSLTQIDKNFDFNKNETFTYDREKLPWAASVTEMDALWTQRVKYDLLNLKLASNDMAANRVKLKKRYEDLLANSNKLNNQDVFQIFMDAFTETIDPHTNYFNPANAANFNIDMSRSLEGIGATLQSENDYVTVKTIVAGGPADKSHQIEVGDRIVGVAQGKDGEFSDVIGWRIENAIALIRGNKGTIVRLKILPKGKSATDKPKMLELMREKIILKDQSAQKEIRTYNNNGKQVKIGIISVPAFYVDFNAYKAGDQNYKSTTRDVRLILDTLKKAGVDGIVMDLRQNGGGSLMEAIELTGLFIKTGPVVQVRDTRDKIEVDEDEDPSVAWSGPLAVMVDRFSASASEIFSGAIQDYGRGLIVGSQTYGKGTVQNAIDLDKAIPPAVKDMIASLVKKATGGKDVKITKGGVANGGESAFGQLNLTIAKFYRISGGSTQHKGVTPDVKFPSVIPMDKYGEDTEPSALPYDMVPKSNYTKVGDFTTVLPQLTKLHDQRMANNPSYKYLLEDLAEFKKRDAEKSTTLNEAALKQEREADEQKTFERNNLKRVAVGLPSLKKGETAKAADRLMPSSKNKTDLDFLKVEAGQILTDYISLDNKYSTVVKP; from the coding sequence ATGTTTAAGAAACTATATATAGCATTAATGTTGGGCTCGGCTTTAGCATGTAAAGCGGCCCCGCCAAAGTTTGTTAAGGTACCCGGATCTAACGATATACAGCCCGATGAGCAGCAGGCTGTTGTTTGCAAGTGGGTAACCACGCTTATTTCAGGCTATAATTACAAAAAGGTGCCGCTGAACGATTCTATATCCACGCTGATCTTTAATAAGTACATTAAAACGCTGGATGAGAACCATAACTACCTGCTGGCATCGGACATTGCCGATTTTGAAAAATACAAAACCGTACTGGACGATGACCTGAAGGGCGGCAACCTGAACGATGCCTTTTACATTTTTAACGTTTACCAAAAGCGTTATAACGAACGTGTAAAATATTCGCTTACGCAGATAGATAAGAACTTCGATTTTAACAAGAACGAAACATTTACCTACGACCGCGAGAAGCTGCCATGGGCGGCATCGGTTACAGAGATGGACGCCTTATGGACACAGCGTGTAAAATACGATCTGCTGAACCTGAAGCTGGCCAGCAACGATATGGCGGCTAACCGCGTGAAGTTGAAAAAACGTTACGAGGACCTGCTGGCGAACTCGAACAAGTTAAACAACCAGGATGTGTTCCAGATCTTTATGGATGCGTTTACCGAAACTATAGACCCGCATACCAATTATTTTAACCCGGCCAACGCGGCTAATTTCAATATCGATATGTCGCGCTCGCTGGAGGGTATCGGCGCTACGCTACAATCGGAAAACGACTATGTAACGGTTAAAACCATTGTTGCGGGTGGTCCGGCTGATAAGAGCCATCAAATTGAAGTGGGCGACCGCATTGTAGGCGTTGCACAGGGAAAGGACGGCGAATTTTCGGACGTGATAGGCTGGCGCATTGAAAATGCCATCGCGCTGATCCGTGGTAACAAGGGTACCATCGTAAGGCTGAAGATCTTGCCTAAAGGCAAATCGGCTACCGATAAGCCAAAAATGCTGGAATTGATGCGCGAGAAGATCATCCTGAAGGATCAATCGGCCCAAAAAGAGATACGCACTTATAATAACAATGGCAAGCAGGTTAAAATAGGTATCATTTCGGTACCGGCGTTCTACGTAGATTTTAACGCTTACAAAGCCGGCGACCAAAATTATAAAAGCACCACCCGCGATGTGCGCCTGATACTGGATACGCTGAAGAAAGCAGGCGTTGATGGTATTGTGATGGACCTGCGCCAAAACGGCGGCGGTTCGCTGATGGAGGCTATTGAACTGACGGGCTTATTTATTAAAACCGGCCCGGTAGTGCAGGTGCGCGATACCCGCGATAAAATTGAGGTTGATGAAGACGAAGACCCATCGGTAGCATGGAGCGGCCCGCTGGCCGTAATGGTCGATCGCTTTAGCGCTTCGGCCTCCGAGATCTTCTCGGGCGCGATACAGGATTATGGCCGCGGCCTGATCGTTGGTTCGCAAACCTATGGTAAGGGTACTGTGCAAAACGCTATCGATCTGGACAAGGCTATCCCTCCGGCTGTTAAGGATATGATTGCCAGCCTGGTTAAAAAAGCTACCGGCGGTAAGGATGTTAAAATAACCAAAGGCGGTGTAGCCAATGGCGGCGAAAGCGCGTTTGGCCAGTTAAATCTTACCATCGCTAAATTCTACCGTATCAGCGGCGGCTCAACTCAGCATAAAGGAGTAACACCAGATGTGAAATTCCCGTCGGTTATCCCGATGGATAAATATGGCGAGGATACCGAACCATCGGCATTGCCTTATGATATGGTGCCCAAAAGCAATTATACTAAGGTAGGCGATTTTACCACAGTGCTGCCGCAGCTGACCAAATTGCACGACCAGCGCATGGCAAACAACCCAAGCTATAAATATCTGCTGGAAGACCTGGCCGAATTTAAAAAGCGCGATGCCGAGAAAAGCACTACGCTGAACGAAGCAGCACTGAAACAAGAACGAGAAGCCGACGAGCAAAAAACCTTTGAACGTAACAACCTTAAGCGTGTTGCTGTGGGCCTGCCATCGCTTAAAAAAGGCGAGACCGCTAAGGCTGCCGACAGGTTGATGCCAAGCTCGAAAAACAAAACCGACCTTGACTTTTTAAAGGTGGAAGCCGGCCAGATCCTGACCGACTATATTAGCCTGGATAACAAATACAGCACGGTGGTGAAACCGTAA
- a CDS encoding IS1182 family transposase, whose amino-acid sequence MGGKVVFKEYDPDQLTFLPYKLEELVPQGHPVRIVSKVVDQVDVKPINRKYKGGGASSFHPRLMLKLLIYGYLTNTYSSRKLEDQAAQNVHFMWLLGMKKPDHNTINRFRSEKLSGVLKEIFSQIVLLLQQEGIVSLKEAVFTDGTKIESVANKYTFVWGKSIKNSKEKMKAQLDELWSYAQTIAAEELKDTAPLEYSEINPEKVKETISKINAALDDKEDVDKKVRQKLNYAKKHWPENLARYDEQEKLLGGRNSFSKTDPGATFMRMKEDPMLNGQLKPGYNLQISTQEQFILNYSLHQTTTDYQTLPSHIEQYETLYHALPKAVVADAGYGSDENYGVLQQKGIEAYIKYNTFDQEQNKGIKAFGNDSLHYNEQEDYLVCPMGQHMQHIGTGQRVTTSGYVQLISRYQAQNCENCPMRGVCHQAAGNRVVEINHSLRIHKQIAKERLNTEQGIKYRKRRPADVEPVFANLKHNHGFRRFLLKGMSKTEVEIGLLSIAHNLRKWKA is encoded by the coding sequence ATGGGAGGAAAAGTAGTCTTTAAGGAATATGATCCTGACCAGTTAACCTTTTTACCGTATAAACTGGAGGAACTGGTACCGCAGGGTCATCCGGTACGTATTGTATCGAAGGTGGTCGATCAGGTAGATGTTAAACCGATTAACCGCAAGTATAAAGGCGGCGGGGCATCCAGCTTTCATCCGCGGCTGATGCTCAAGCTGCTGATCTACGGTTATCTGACCAACACGTATTCTTCACGGAAGTTGGAAGACCAGGCCGCGCAGAATGTACATTTCATGTGGCTTTTAGGCATGAAAAAGCCTGATCACAATACCATCAACCGTTTCCGGAGCGAGAAGCTGTCGGGTGTTTTAAAGGAGATCTTCTCACAGATCGTATTGTTATTACAGCAGGAAGGTATCGTCTCGCTGAAAGAAGCTGTTTTTACCGATGGTACCAAGATCGAATCGGTAGCGAACAAGTACACTTTTGTATGGGGCAAAAGCATTAAGAACAGCAAGGAGAAGATGAAAGCCCAATTGGATGAACTGTGGAGTTATGCGCAAACCATCGCTGCCGAAGAACTTAAAGACACCGCACCGCTGGAATACAGCGAGATCAACCCGGAAAAAGTAAAAGAAACGATCTCAAAGATCAACGCCGCCCTGGACGATAAGGAAGATGTCGATAAGAAAGTAAGGCAGAAGCTGAACTATGCCAAAAAGCACTGGCCGGAGAACCTGGCCCGGTATGACGAGCAGGAAAAGCTGTTAGGCGGTCGCAACAGCTTTTCGAAGACCGACCCGGGTGCCACCTTCATGCGGATGAAAGAAGACCCTATGCTGAACGGGCAGCTTAAACCCGGATACAATCTGCAGATCTCCACCCAGGAGCAGTTCATCTTGAACTATAGCCTGCACCAAACCACAACCGATTACCAGACCCTTCCATCACACATCGAACAATACGAAACTTTATATCATGCACTTCCAAAAGCGGTAGTGGCCGATGCGGGCTACGGTTCGGACGAGAACTATGGCGTATTACAGCAAAAAGGCATTGAAGCTTATATCAAATACAACACGTTCGACCAGGAACAAAATAAAGGCATCAAAGCATTCGGTAATGACAGTTTGCACTATAATGAACAGGAAGATTACCTGGTATGTCCGATGGGACAACACATGCAGCATATCGGCACCGGGCAGCGGGTCACCACATCCGGCTATGTGCAACTGATCAGCCGCTATCAGGCGCAGAATTGTGAAAACTGCCCCATGCGGGGCGTTTGTCACCAAGCAGCCGGTAACCGCGTGGTGGAGATCAACCACAGCCTTAGAATACACAAGCAGATAGCGAAAGAAAGATTGAATACCGAACAGGGCATCAAATACCGAAAGCGACGGCCCGCAGATGTCGAACCGGTGTTCGCCAACCTGAAGCATAATCACGGCTTCAGGCGATTCCTGCTGAAGGGAATGTCCAAAACCGAGGTCGAAATAGGGTTATTATCCATCGCACATAACCTCAGAAAGTGGAAAGCCTGA